In Bremerella cremea, one DNA window encodes the following:
- a CDS encoding zinc ribbon domain-containing protein, with amino-acid sequence MKLIPLNCRQCGAPLSVPEDVRHVTCLHCGTQLAVVREGAAAYTEILQQLDRRTSVVEEKVGHLDQRQQLFELDQEWARQREAFYVHAKDGSSRLPSKKDARMTGATAGVGLVILCGVTLLSGLPSEGIVVVIPFILLFGAIGGVVSMRQYAKARDYEFAKRRYQRRRAKLTKGDWPIMTK; translated from the coding sequence ATGAAACTAATCCCTTTGAACTGTCGCCAGTGCGGCGCCCCGCTCAGTGTGCCGGAAGACGTGCGGCATGTGACCTGCCTGCACTGCGGTACGCAGTTAGCCGTGGTGCGTGAAGGGGCAGCGGCGTATACCGAAATTCTGCAGCAGCTTGATCGGCGAACGAGTGTGGTAGAGGAGAAAGTTGGCCACTTGGATCAGCGGCAGCAGCTGTTCGAACTGGATCAAGAGTGGGCTCGGCAGCGTGAGGCCTTCTATGTCCACGCGAAGGATGGTTCGTCTCGGTTACCGTCGAAAAAGGATGCCAGGATGACCGGCGCTACGGCCGGGGTGGGCTTGGTTATTCTCTGCGGGGTTACTTTGCTTTCTGGTCTTCCGTCGGAAGGTATTGTCGTTGTGATTCCGTTTATACTGCTGTTCGGCGCGATTGGTGGCGTGGTCAGTATGCGGCAGTACGCCAAGGCGAGAGACTATGAATTTGCCAAACGTCGTTATCAACGTCGACGCGCCAAGCTGACCAAGGGCGACTGGCCGATCATGACCAAATAG
- a CDS encoding zinc ribbon domain-containing protein — MKLIPLNCRQCGAPLSVPEDVRHVTCLHCGTQLAVVREGAAAYTEILEQLERRTTNVEVRLDALQRQHLVNQLDQDWYEDREQYYVRTKEGRTYLPSKIEAVFYAGGALVVAVIVAAIFITMDDPTGRARGFGILASLFLGVVGLGGSALLYRKRAAYDEAEKHYLLRRAELTGEG; from the coding sequence ATGAAACTAATCCCTTTGAACTGTCGCCAGTGCGGCGCCCCGCTTAGCGTGCCGGAAGACGTGCGGCATGTGACCTGCCTGCACTGCGGTACGCAGTTAGCTGTGGTGCGGGAAGGGGCAGCGGCGTATACCGAGATTCTGGAGCAGCTAGAACGCCGGACGACCAACGTCGAAGTTAGGCTCGACGCGCTGCAGCGGCAGCATCTGGTGAATCAGTTGGACCAAGATTGGTATGAAGACCGCGAGCAGTATTACGTTCGCACCAAGGAGGGAAGAACTTATCTGCCATCGAAAATTGAAGCGGTTTTTTATGCCGGAGGTGCGCTGGTTGTTGCGGTTATCGTTGCGGCCATTTTCATCACGATGGACGACCCTACCGGAAGAGCCCGAGGATTTGGAATTCTTGCTTCGTTGTTTTTAGGAGTGGTTGGCTTGGGAGGCAGTGCGTTGCTTTATCGAAAGCGGGCTGCCTATGACGAGGCGGAGAAGCACTATCTTCTCCGCCGGGCGGAATTGACGGGAGAAGGCTAA
- a CDS encoding PhoPQ-activated pathogenicity-related family protein — protein MTLSSSLTRLLVGCFCCVAVSLLANFAQAVEPTEALAAYVHQADDSYGWKVRSQTKIGTCSVSELILTSQTWRDLVWQHRMFVIVPEGVAKETDAVLVIGGGSWKEEYADDAADGETSLPKEATLLSVYAQQIGCPVAVLLNVPRQPIFDGKREDEIIALTFDKYLKTGESDWPLLLPMVKSAVRAMDAMQEFAAQKLDIKIDGFTVTGASKRGWTTWLVSAVDPRVKGLAPMVIDTLNMEAQLKHQIASYGKPSQQIEDYTELDLHRRLATEEGTNLRTIVDPYSYRDQITQPKLIFLGTNDAYWTVDSLNLYWDDLKGQKYVVYVPNAGHGLANDWLRIFGGLRALRRHVDDLQPLPNLDWKYTEASGDQPLKLDVNPNEKAAMVKLWTADAPTRDFRESKWTSQVVPRSEAGNALSEIARPESGYRAAFAEVTYSHDKVPFYLSTTIRVLGAKDTEMAGGGE, from the coding sequence TTGACCCTCTCCTCTTCGCTTACCCGTCTGCTGGTTGGCTGCTTTTGCTGCGTGGCCGTTTCTCTGTTGGCTAATTTCGCCCAAGCGGTCGAGCCGACCGAGGCGTTAGCGGCCTACGTCCACCAGGCAGACGACAGCTACGGCTGGAAAGTCCGTTCCCAGACGAAGATTGGTACCTGTTCGGTCAGCGAGTTGATCCTCACCTCGCAAACCTGGCGCGACCTGGTTTGGCAGCATCGGATGTTTGTGATCGTGCCGGAAGGGGTTGCCAAAGAAACCGATGCCGTGCTGGTGATCGGCGGGGGATCGTGGAAAGAAGAATACGCCGACGACGCTGCCGACGGCGAAACCTCGTTGCCCAAAGAAGCCACGCTGTTGTCTGTGTACGCCCAGCAAATCGGCTGCCCGGTGGCAGTGCTGCTGAACGTCCCCCGCCAGCCGATCTTCGACGGAAAGCGCGAAGACGAAATCATTGCCCTTACCTTCGACAAGTACTTGAAGACCGGCGAGAGCGATTGGCCGCTGCTGTTGCCGATGGTCAAAAGCGCCGTCCGTGCGATGGACGCCATGCAAGAGTTCGCCGCCCAGAAGCTCGACATCAAGATCGATGGCTTTACGGTCACCGGGGCCTCAAAACGTGGCTGGACCACCTGGCTGGTCTCGGCGGTTGATCCGCGTGTGAAAGGCCTGGCCCCCATGGTGATCGACACACTGAACATGGAAGCCCAACTCAAGCATCAAATTGCTTCGTACGGTAAGCCCTCGCAGCAGATCGAAGACTACACCGAGCTCGACTTGCATCGCCGTCTGGCCACGGAAGAAGGGACGAACCTGCGAACGATTGTCGATCCGTACAGCTACCGCGATCAAATCACCCAGCCGAAGCTGATCTTCCTCGGCACAAACGATGCCTACTGGACGGTTGATTCGCTGAACCTGTACTGGGACGATCTGAAAGGCCAGAAGTACGTGGTGTACGTCCCTAACGCTGGGCACGGTCTAGCCAACGATTGGCTTCGCATTTTCGGCGGCCTCCGCGCCCTGCGCCGCCACGTCGACGACTTGCAGCCACTGCCGAACCTCGATTGGAAATACACCGAAGCCTCTGGCGATCAGCCGCTGAAGCTTGATGTCAACCCAAACGAGAAAGCGGCCATGGTCAAGTTGTGGACGGCCGATGCCCCCACGCGCGACTTCCGCGAGTCGAAGTGGACCAGTCAAGTTGTCCCTCGCAGCGAAGCTGGCAACGCCCTCAGCGAGATCGCCCGCCCCGAAAGCGGCTACCGCGCTGCCTTTGCCGAGGTGACCTACAGCCACGACAAAGTCCCCTTCTACCTCAGCACCACAATACGCGTGCTAGGGGCGAAAGACACCGAGATGGCTGGCGGCGGGGAGTAA